Proteins encoded by one window of Blautia argi:
- the rplA gene encoding 50S ribosomal protein L1: MKRGKKYAEAAKAVDRTNLYDPAEAISLVKKTAVAKFDETIEAHIRTGCDGRHAEQQIRGAVVLPHGTGKTVRVLVFAKNAKADEAQAAGADFVGAEDLIPKIQNEGWLDFDVVVATPDMMGVVGRLGRVLGPKGLMPNPKAGTVTMDVAKAIQDIKAGKIEYRLDKTNIIHVPIGKASFTEEQLADNFQTLMGAINKARPSALKGVFLKSVSLASTMGPSVKVNPVKLAQ; this comes from the coding sequence ATGAAACGCGGAAAAAAATACGCAGAGGCTGCAAAAGCAGTTGACCGTACAAATTTATACGATCCAGCAGAGGCAATTTCTTTAGTAAAGAAAACAGCCGTAGCTAAATTTGACGAAACAATCGAAGCTCATATCAGAACAGGCTGTGACGGACGTCATGCTGAACAGCAGATTCGTGGCGCAGTTGTACTGCCTCACGGAACAGGTAAAACTGTTCGTGTATTAGTATTTGCTAAGAACGCAAAAGCTGATGAAGCACAGGCAGCAGGTGCAGACTTCGTAGGAGCTGAGGATTTAATTCCGAAGATCCAGAATGAAGGCTGGTTAGACTTTGACGTTGTTGTTGCTACACCGGACATGATGGGCGTTGTTGGACGTCTGGGACGTGTTCTCGGACCTAAAGGCTTAATGCCAAACCCAAAAGCTGGTACAGTAACTATGGACGTTGCAAAAGCTATCCAGGATATCAAAGCTGGTAAGATTGAATATCGTCTTGATAAAACAAACATCATTCACGTGCCAATCGGAAAAGCTTCTTTCACAGAGGAGCAGTTAGCGGACAACTTCCAGACGCTTATGGGAGCTATCAACAAGGCTAGACCAAGCGCATTAAAGGGTGTGTTCTTAAAGAGCGTATCTTTGGCTTCTACAATGGGACCAAGCGTAAAGGTTAATCCTGTTAAATTAGCTCAGTAA